A window from Mogibacterium neglectum encodes these proteins:
- a CDS encoding MarR family transcriptional regulator: protein MLTEVFAEVYEKFKLNLYKHMFVNGGGKEHELTATETFTLEVIHAMKNPKVSQLAEFLEMSTPNVAYKISSLMKKGYIEKIQSKEDKREYILKETDKFHEYYKAKNSYIPIVLDRLAKRFTEEEIDNLEHILKVMSDEFMGEVNRFIADNKVD, encoded by the coding sequence ATGCTTACAGAGGTATTCGCAGAGGTATACGAGAAGTTCAAATTGAACTTGTATAAGCATATGTTTGTAAATGGCGGAGGCAAAGAGCATGAGCTTACAGCGACAGAGACATTTACACTAGAGGTTATTCATGCGATGAAGAACCCAAAGGTTAGTCAGCTTGCAGAATTCCTTGAGATGTCTACACCTAATGTTGCTTACAAGATTTCTTCCTTGATGAAGAAGGGATATATTGAAAAAATTCAGTCTAAAGAGGATAAACGAGAGTATATCCTCAAGGAGACAGATAAATTTCATGAGTACTACAAGGCGAAGAATAGTTACATACCGATAGTGCTCGACAGATTGGCGAAGAGGTTTACGGAAGAAGAAATCGATAACCTGGAGCATATCCTTAAGGTTATGAGCGATGAGTTTATGGGCGAGGTTAATAGGTTTATCGCAGACAACAAGGTTGATTAG
- a CDS encoding biotin--[acetyl-CoA-carboxylase] ligase: MHDFKLYEGAVISEIKRKNADIVFPQGFRYIHFESIDSTNKYAKEHAGELENAIIVAEDQYDGVGKNSSHWWSLPCRSILATIVLSIDLDPSEALVYPLLVGALIREVLAQHGVEADVKWPNDIYIGDKKLAGILCETIIENGKVEKLIIGFGINVNQTKDEMAIYNMTSLYEYKGIEFNRCELLADIIIKLFEHMNDSNPDNVRYMEREVNAHLFAKGLNVIFELDKRYEGTLIGVGADGALLLLTDSGMKRFISGKIIL; this comes from the coding sequence ATGCACGATTTTAAATTGTATGAGGGAGCCGTAATTTCAGAAATCAAAAGGAAAAATGCGGATATCGTTTTCCCTCAAGGATTCAGATACATACATTTTGAAAGTATAGACTCAACAAATAAATACGCTAAGGAACATGCCGGAGAACTTGAGAACGCTATAATTGTAGCAGAAGATCAATATGATGGAGTGGGTAAGAACTCGTCTCATTGGTGGTCTTTACCATGCCGCTCGATACTGGCGACGATTGTACTTTCGATTGATCTTGATCCTTCTGAAGCACTTGTGTATCCACTTCTCGTTGGAGCTTTAATTCGTGAAGTCCTAGCACAGCATGGGGTTGAGGCTGATGTGAAGTGGCCAAATGACATTTATATCGGCGATAAAAAGCTAGCTGGGATACTATGCGAGACGATCATAGAGAATGGGAAAGTTGAAAAATTAATAATTGGTTTTGGTATAAACGTGAACCAAACTAAAGACGAGATGGCTATATATAATATGACATCTCTGTATGAATATAAGGGTATAGAATTCAATAGATGTGAGCTCCTTGCAGATATTATCATAAAGCTGTTTGAGCACATGAACGATAGCAATCCAGATAATGTGAGGTATATGGAAAGAGAAGTTAATGCACATCTATTCGCAAAGGGATTAAATGTAATTTTTGAATTAGACAAGCGCTATGAAGGCACACTGATCGGAGTCGGTGCGGACGGAGCGCTTTTACTTTTGACAGATTCAGGCATGAAAAGGTTTATTTCGGGGAAAATAATCCTTTAG
- a CDS encoding biotin transporter BioY, whose product MNKNQNNENDICENNESYNKGPVKRHNRLDARTITNVGLAVALLIIGSAISIPIGPVPISLQSLVVLTIGITMGKRLGVMAVTVYVIAGLVGLPVFAGLKGGPQYVFAPTFGFIIAFVLAAYIVGAGYESSSSVRRYASLAIATFMIYVIGTCYFYFVQSVHLGNNIPFAKVIQLTVLPFIVGDLIKLHVAFCVGGKLKSILGANFENVN is encoded by the coding sequence ATGAATAAGAATCAAAATAATGAAAACGATATTTGCGAGAACAATGAAAGCTATAATAAAGGTCCTGTTAAAAGACACAATCGATTGGATGCACGAACTATCACAAACGTTGGACTTGCAGTAGCTTTGCTCATAATAGGTTCGGCGATTTCCATACCAATCGGCCCGGTTCCTATCAGTCTACAGTCGCTTGTAGTGCTCACTATAGGAATAACCATGGGAAAGAGACTCGGTGTAATGGCAGTTACAGTGTATGTAATAGCTGGGCTAGTAGGACTCCCTGTGTTTGCGGGACTAAAAGGAGGACCTCAGTATGTCTTTGCCCCAACATTTGGATTCATAATAGCGTTCGTCTTAGCGGCATATATAGTAGGTGCAGGCTATGAGTCGAGTTCAAGCGTGCGCAGATATGCGAGCCTTGCTATAGCGACCTTCATGATATATGTGATAGGTACGTGTTACTTTTATTTCGTGCAGAGTGTGCATCTTGGAAATAATATTCCATTTGCTAAAGTTATACAGCTTACTGTTCTGCCATTCATAGTTGGAGATTTGATAAAGCTCCATGTAGCGTTCTGTGTGGGCGGAAAGCTTAAGAGTATACTGGGTGCAAATTTTGAAAATGTCAACTAG
- the metG gene encoding methionine--tRNA ligase has product MTEKKDTFYITTPIYYPSAKLHIGHTYCTVMADAMARFKRLTGYDVRFLTGTDEHGQKIARCAQEAGVTPLEYIDPIVETIKRLWATMEISYDDFIRTTEERHEKRVQEIFMRMYNNGDIYKDKYEGWYCTPCESFWTESQLVEGNCPDCGRPVKKMSEDAYFFKLSKYSDKLVELLGNGTFLQPESRAKEMISFVEQGLEDLCISRASLDWGIKVPIDERHVIYVWLDALSNYITALGFPGEDEEQYKKYWPGINLVGKEIVRFHSIIWPAMLMSMNEPVPKKVLGHGWILIDGGKMSKSKGNIVDPEILIDRYGIDALKYFLLREYTFGQDGLYTNEIMLNRINYDLANDLGNLLSRTISMIEKYCGGVVPETTTEDDFDRDLIATALGCAVKVEARMDEFHFNNALEEIWIVISRANKYIDEKMPWVLAKDESKKAELDTVMSNLAEVLRMISVLIIPYMHTTSDKMRDQLGISDQEAKWSDLEEFRMMAGAHVHKGEALFPRLDVAKEIEVLSNTEQEKVAIKKNNRKK; this is encoded by the coding sequence ATGACGGAAAAAAAGGACACCTTTTATATTACTACACCTATATACTATCCAAGCGCTAAGCTTCACATAGGACACACATACTGTACAGTTATGGCAGATGCGATGGCTAGATTCAAGAGACTCACTGGATATGACGTGAGATTCCTCACTGGTACTGATGAGCATGGCCAGAAAATCGCCAGATGTGCACAGGAAGCAGGAGTTACACCGCTTGAATATATAGATCCAATTGTTGAGACAATAAAGAGACTTTGGGCGACGATGGAGATCAGCTACGATGATTTTATCAGAACCACAGAAGAGCGCCACGAAAAGCGCGTTCAAGAAATCTTTATGAGGATGTACAACAATGGCGATATATATAAGGATAAGTACGAGGGTTGGTACTGCACTCCGTGTGAGTCTTTCTGGACTGAGAGCCAGCTAGTAGAGGGAAACTGTCCTGATTGCGGTAGACCTGTTAAGAAGATGAGCGAAGATGCTTACTTCTTTAAGCTGTCAAAGTATTCTGACAAGCTTGTTGAGCTCCTTGGAAATGGCACATTCCTTCAACCTGAGTCTCGCGCTAAGGAGATGATTTCGTTTGTAGAGCAAGGACTCGAGGACCTATGTATCTCTAGAGCTTCTCTAGATTGGGGTATTAAGGTTCCGATTGATGAGAGACACGTAATATATGTTTGGCTCGATGCTCTATCAAACTATATTACTGCCCTTGGATTCCCTGGAGAGGATGAAGAACAGTATAAAAAGTACTGGCCAGGAATAAACCTGGTAGGTAAGGAAATTGTAAGATTCCATTCCATTATATGGCCTGCAATGCTAATGTCCATGAACGAGCCAGTACCTAAGAAGGTTCTCGGCCACGGCTGGATTCTAATAGATGGGGGTAAGATGTCGAAATCGAAGGGCAATATTGTTGACCCAGAGATTCTAATTGATCGTTATGGAATAGATGCATTAAAATACTTCTTGCTCAGAGAGTATACTTTTGGTCAAGACGGACTATATACCAACGAGATTATGCTTAACCGCATCAATTACGACCTCGCTAATGACCTTGGAAATCTCTTATCAAGAACTATTTCGATGATTGAAAAGTATTGCGGCGGAGTTGTTCCAGAAACTACAACTGAGGACGATTTCGATCGTGACCTGATTGCGACGGCACTCGGATGTGCTGTGAAAGTTGAAGCTCGCATGGATGAATTCCACTTCAACAATGCGCTTGAGGAGATTTGGATAGTTATTTCGAGAGCTAACAAGTATATCGATGAAAAGATGCCTTGGGTTCTTGCAAAGGACGAGAGTAAGAAAGCTGAACTTGATACAGTTATGAGCAATCTTGCAGAGGTGCTCAGAATGATTTCTGTGTTAATCATTCCATATATGCACACGACGTCAGATAAGATGAGAGATCAGCTCGGAATTTCAGATCAGGAGGCAAAATGGTCGGATCTCGAAGAGTTCCGCATGATGGCTGGTGCACATGTCCATAAGGGGGAAGCGCTGTTCCCAAGACTTGATGTAGCTAAGGAAATTGAAGTCCTATCTAATACAGAACAGGAAAAGGTTGCTATAAAGA